In Aestuariibaculum lutulentum, one DNA window encodes the following:
- a CDS encoding LysR substrate-binding domain-containing protein — MTITQLYYVLAVAENQNFTKAAEKCFVTQPTLSMQIQKLEDELSIQIFDRSKKPIELTDVGKKIVTQARNIVNESYRIQDIVDQQKGFIGGEFKLGIIPTVMPTLLPMFLKNFIKRHPKVKLIIEELTTDEIIARIKDGHLDAAIAATPLEDDAIKERVLYFEPFVSYIPKNHKLHTNKKIDIAELDVSDMLLLEDGHCFREGVLNLCKAFKTQQDEQFQLESGSIETLIKLSDEGLGMTLLPYLHTLDINDKEKENLHFFKEPSPAREVSLIYHKSELKMQIIEALQDVILGVVRGAIAFQDVQIISPLASSKK, encoded by the coding sequence ATGACAATAACACAATTATACTATGTTTTGGCCGTTGCCGAAAACCAAAACTTCACCAAAGCAGCCGAAAAATGCTTTGTTACCCAACCTACTTTAAGTATGCAAATTCAAAAACTGGAGGACGAATTATCAATCCAGATTTTTGACCGAAGTAAAAAGCCAATTGAGCTAACCGATGTGGGTAAAAAAATTGTAACTCAGGCGCGAAATATTGTTAACGAGTCTTACAGAATACAGGATATTGTCGACCAGCAAAAAGGATTTATAGGAGGTGAATTTAAATTAGGAATCATTCCAACGGTGATGCCTACCCTGCTACCTATGTTCTTAAAGAATTTCATAAAAAGACACCCGAAAGTAAAACTAATAATTGAGGAGTTAACAACAGACGAAATAATAGCACGTATTAAAGACGGACATTTAGATGCTGCCATTGCAGCTACGCCATTGGAAGATGATGCTATTAAGGAACGTGTGTTATATTTTGAGCCTTTTGTATCTTACATACCTAAAAACCACAAACTACACACCAATAAAAAAATTGATATCGCAGAATTAGATGTTAGCGATATGCTGTTACTGGAAGACGGACATTGCTTTAGAGAAGGTGTATTAAACTTATGTAAAGCATTTAAAACCCAGCAGGACGAGCAATTTCAGTTAGAAAGTGGTAGTATAGAAACCTTAATAAAACTATCTGATGAAGGTTTAGGCATGACCCTTCTTCCCTATTTACATACCTTAGATATTAACGATAAAGAAAAAGAAAATTTACACTTCTTTAAAGAGCCTTCACCTGCACGTGAGGTAAGTTTAATTTATCATAAAAGTGAGCTGAAAATGCAGATAATAGAAGCCTTACAAGATGTTATTCTTGGTGTAGTTCGTGGTGCTATTGCCTTTCAGGACGTACAAATTATAAGTCCGTTAGCATCCAGTAAAAAATAA
- a CDS encoding Dps family protein, producing MTLNSIGLDTVKAKELANDLNHLLANFQIYYQNLRGIHWNIKGKRFFDLHVKFEELYTDANAKVDEIAERILTLGETPFHTFEDYAAHAQVPVGKNISQDEKAVTLIVDSLTELLKIERDILDKAGEANDEGTNSMMSDFITEQEKTVWMMKAWLS from the coding sequence ATGACATTAAATAGTATTGGTTTAGATACCGTAAAAGCAAAAGAATTAGCAAACGATTTAAATCACCTTTTAGCTAACTTTCAAATTTATTATCAGAACCTTAGAGGAATACACTGGAACATTAAAGGGAAGCGTTTTTTCGATTTACATGTGAAGTTTGAAGAGTTATATACCGATGCTAATGCAAAGGTTGATGAGATAGCTGAACGTATTTTAACTTTAGGAGAAACACCATTCCATACCTTTGAAGATTATGCAGCTCATGCACAAGTACCGGTAGGTAAGAACATATCTCAGGATGAAAAGGCGGTAACATTAATTGTAGATTCGTTAACAGAGTTATTAAAAATTGAGCGTGATATTTTAGATAAAGCTGGTGAAGCTAATGATGAAGGTACCAACTCTATGATGAGTGATTTCATTACTGAGCAGGAAAAGACAGTTTGGATGATGAAAGCTTGGTTAAGCTAA
- a CDS encoding DUF2141 domain-containing protein, producing the protein MQTISTLILLVLFTTLSFGQEEETGHSITVSIDNITSNEGHVLLGLHTKDTFMKGKGIQTLKSKIEDGKVKVTFKNVTPGDYAIMALHDKNDNERMDFDSNGMPQEPYGMSNNPMSFGPPQFHLAQFKVTDEDLKLAIRF; encoded by the coding sequence ATGCAAACTATTTCAACACTTATTTTATTAGTCTTATTTACCACATTAAGCTTCGGACAAGAAGAAGAAACAGGACACAGTATTACCGTAAGCATCGATAATATAACCTCTAACGAGGGGCATGTTTTATTAGGATTACATACCAAAGATACTTTTATGAAAGGCAAAGGTATTCAAACTCTGAAAAGCAAAATAGAAGATGGCAAAGTAAAAGTAACCTTTAAAAATGTTACTCCTGGCGATTATGCGATTATGGCTTTACACGATAAAAACGATAATGAGCGTATGGATTTTGATTCCAACGGTATGCCTCAGGAACCTTATGGCATGTCTAATAACCCGATGAGTTTTGGTCCTCCACAATTTCACTTAGCACAATTTAAAGTTACTGATGAAGATTTGAAACTTGCTATTCGATTTTAA
- a CDS encoding DUF58 domain-containing protein, with protein MKFFKPFYIQPRFFYAGIGIVVLFGLSYFIPVLFNIAQLSILVLVLLFVIDFLTIFIGKHKIEAERILPDKFSNSDNNTVNLQIKNNYPISIHLEIIDEIPEQFQKRDFKIKHRVAPRRSKNISYKLRPTERGEYHFGSLNIYATSVLNLVAKRFTFSSDAMVPTYPSFKQLKKFELLNINKNSLEYGLKKVRRLGHTMEFEQIKDYVMGDDLRTINWKATAKRNQLMVNQFQDEKSQPVYSIIDKGRIMKMPFNGLSLLDYAINSSLVISNVVLKKHDKAGMLSFSKRIDNVVVAERRSSQMQLILEALYNVNTDFFESDFSRLYANIKRHITNRSLLLMYTNFETMDGLNRQLPYLKAIAKSHVLVVIFFKNTELETLIKNKAETVQQVYDKVIAEKFDFEKRLIVNELKKYGIYSILTTPENLTIDTINKYLEIKSRGLL; from the coding sequence TTGAAATTCTTTAAACCCTTTTACATACAACCTCGTTTTTTCTATGCCGGCATTGGCATTGTCGTGTTATTTGGTTTAAGTTATTTCATTCCGGTATTATTCAATATAGCACAGTTATCTATTTTAGTTCTGGTCCTGTTATTTGTGATTGATTTCCTGACGATTTTCATCGGAAAGCATAAAATTGAAGCCGAGCGTATCCTTCCTGATAAGTTTTCCAACAGTGATAATAATACCGTCAATCTTCAGATTAAAAATAATTACCCAATTTCAATTCATCTGGAAATTATTGATGAAATTCCGGAGCAGTTTCAAAAGCGCGATTTTAAAATTAAGCATCGTGTAGCACCGAGGCGCTCAAAAAATATCAGCTACAAGTTACGCCCTACCGAACGTGGTGAATATCATTTTGGGAGTTTAAATATTTATGCGACTTCGGTTCTAAACCTGGTTGCCAAGCGCTTCACCTTTAGTAGTGATGCTATGGTGCCCACCTACCCGAGTTTCAAACAACTTAAAAAGTTTGAGTTATTAAACATCAACAAAAACTCTCTGGAATATGGCTTGAAGAAAGTCCGTCGTCTGGGGCACACCATGGAATTTGAACAGATTAAAGATTATGTAATGGGTGATGACCTGCGTACTATTAACTGGAAAGCCACTGCCAAGCGTAACCAGCTTATGGTTAACCAGTTTCAGGATGAGAAATCGCAACCCGTATATTCTATTATTGATAAAGGGCGTATTATGAAAATGCCTTTTAATGGATTAAGTCTGTTAGATTACGCCATCAATTCAAGTCTGGTCATTAGTAATGTGGTGTTGAAAAAACACGATAAAGCAGGTATGCTATCGTTCTCTAAGCGTATAGATAATGTGGTAGTTGCTGAGCGTCGCAGCTCTCAAATGCAACTGATCCTGGAAGCGCTTTACAACGTCAACACCGATTTCTTTGAAAGCGATTTCAGTAGATTGTATGCCAATATAAAACGTCATATTACCAACCGTAGTTTATTGTTAATGTATACCAACTTTGAAACTATGGATGGCTTAAACCGACAATTACCTTACCTTAAGGCCATTGCTAAAAGTCATGTATTAGTGGTTATTTTCTTTAAGAACACCGAATTGGAGACCCTAATAAAAAACAAAGCCGAAACCGTACAGCAAGTTTACGATAAAGTGATTGCCGAAAAGTTTGATTTTGAAAAACGACTGATTGTAAACGAACTAAAAAAATACGGCATCTATTCCATCCTTACTACACCTGAGAATTTAACCATTGATACCATTAATAAATATCTGGAGATAAAATCGAGAGGCTTATTGTAA